In Oryctolagus cuniculus chromosome 18, mOryCun1.1, whole genome shotgun sequence, the DNA window catttgggaagtgaaccaacagaaggaagacctttctgtctgtctctctcactgtctataactctacttatcaaataaataaataaaaatctttttttaaaaaaaaagaaaaaaaactacttaACAGAAATGTTTCTGAAATACTGGTGACAGTGTATACAGGGGATCAGAATAACAGACTTCTATGTTCTTTTTAACCATGACCCAATCCTAGGGCACCTGTGCCATGTGATCCATACTGACAAAGCATCAGCACACACGGCAGCCTGGATTGTACCAAAAAGATAGTTGGTTCATGAGAATAAGTATTTCTTCAAAAGACTATCTCAAAAAGATTGAGGAAAGGCAGAACATAAATACCTCTCGTATGCCAGTATTCCCAACCTTCAGCACTCCTGTAACGTATACTTGTGAGTGCATAGTGTGAGCCAGGAGACACGGAAGTTATCCTGAGCGTGAATTCCTCTCAGGGTCTGAAAGGGCTCTGCCTCTAGACCCTCACGTGCCTCAAGCCAGCCATGTGTTCCAGAATGTGGTCAGAACTCAAGCAAAGGAAATCTGAGCAATGGTCTGAATGGCCAGGCCCACTAACACAGGAGATTGACTTTTCCAGGGCTAACCACAGAGAATAGTTGTTAAGTCCAGCAAGTCATTTCTAATTGGGTACAGATTGTCCTGGAGGCAGTGCAAGACTGACAGATGAAGGCTCTGTTTTACAGCATACTGCGGCAGTGGTGAGTGCCAAGAGCTACATGTGTCCTGTCTGTGGCAGAGCCCTTAGCTCCCCAGGGTCATTGGGTCGCCACCTACTAATCCACTCAGAGGACCAGCGGTCTAACTGTGCTGTGTGTGGAGCCCGTTTCACCAGCCATGCCACTTTTAACAGGTTAGCTGGGCACCTAAGCCTGTTTTGCTGGGAATAAATTACAGGGTGTGCGTTCTTTTCCAAGTCAAGGGGAAGGCTAGAGATAAGATAATGCAAGGCAACTGAGTCATGATCATCTGGACACACAAGTTAAGGCTAGGAAATGTGTGTGCCTGTTCTGTTCCATATCCTCAAAGGACAATGAATTCCcatttcttctcccttcagaaTAGTAGTTGTAACTAGAAAGAGATATAGGGAAATCCAACAACATTCATGAAAAAGCATGTAGAAGAGAAGTTACAGAGTGCTGAGAGGACCCTGACGTGAGGACGTTAAGTCTCCACTGTGTCCTAGGAAGAATGGGAACTCTGAATATTGTGTCCTCTTGCCATCTGTCTGGTATACAGTGCAGAGGTTTTCCTTGTATTGCAGGCAGTaccaggaggaggaagtgtggctGTATCGTACATGAAGGAAGCCCACACCTCCAGGAGCCTTCGTTCCAACAGCAGGGCTGCCCTGCACAGCTGTAACAAACACCCTCATTTCGTGTGGAATGAAAACTTCACACTGATTTCTGATGGGCTGCTGTGGCAATTTGCTGAGTCAGTAACTCTAGGTGGGCTTTAAGAGTTGGTAGACACCCTAGCCCTGAGAGGCCTCCCAAGCATTCACACTGACTCCTAGTGGTGAACTCGGAGCAACTGATCTAGTAGAAACAGAATAGATCAGGGTTGGATACACCTGAACCTTGCtaaaaggaaacactaagcatCCATAATGTTTGCTTTCCAGTGAGAAGCTTCCTGAAGTACTTAATATGGAATCCCTACCCCCAGCCCATAATGAGGGTCCCTCCAGTGCTGAGGGAAAAGACATTGCCTTTAGTCCTGCAGTGTACCCTGCTGGAATTCTGCTTGTGTGCAACAACTGTGCTGCCTACCGTAAGCTACTGGAAGCTCAGACCCCCAGTGTACGCAAGTGGGCCTTACGTCGACAGAATGAGCCTTTGGAAGTGCGGCTACAGCGGTTAGAACGAGAGCGCACGGCCAAGAAGAGCCGGCGGGACAATGAGACCCCTGAGGAGCGGGAGGTGAGGCGCATGAGGGACCGGGAGGCCAAGCGCCTGCAGCGCATGCAGGAGACAGATGAGCAGCgggcacgccggctgcagcgggaTCGGGAGGCCATGAGGCTGAAGAGGGCTAATGAAACCCCAGAGAAGCGGCAGGCCCGGCTCATCCGAGAGCGAGAGGCCAAGCGGCTCAAGAGGAGGCTGGAGAAAATGGACATGATGTTGCGAGCTCAGTTTGGCCAAGATCCTTCGGCCATGGCAGCCTTAGCAGCTGAGATGAACTTCTTCCAACTACCCGTGAGTGGGGTGGAGTTGGACAGCCAGCTGCTGGGCAAGATGGCCTTTGAAGAGCAGAACAGCAGCTCTCTGCACTGAACCACACCCTCCAGtgtgctctccctctcccagcccccacccattCCAGCCCGCAGGTGTTAGTGCTGCAGCCATTCACAAGGTCATCCTTGCTGCCAGCTGCAGGCCCGAGCTGGCTGCAGGTGGACCTGTGCACCCCTTGCATGTGGGAACAGGATGATGGGGTCAGGagggacccagcccagcccaaggcAGCTCTGGACAAGGGAGCAGGCACTCCAGAGAACTGGACTCCATAGCCCACTGCTGCAGGATGGACGTTTGGGACTGTGGGGCCCCAAGTGTGGCCCAGGAAGTTGTGAggacaaataaattaattttatctttactgggcttttcctgctttttttttccatttcattctaGCGAATGCAGTGATCTAAGAGAGAGACCTGAGTGAAGTTCTCAGGCTCTGACTTCTGATGGCCTCCCCTTTCCTGAGGGAGGCTGCTCAGGTCAGTTCCGGCTGTCCAAGCAGAGGACCCTTACAAGCTAACAAGGAATAACTATGACGCTGAAGCAGCAATGCTGACTTTGTGAGAATCTATTCCCACAACCAAAATGAAGATATCTGCTATCCTAAGGATTACTAAAACCTAGCTTACCTTTTGCAGACGCACAAGCAGTAGAAGCCTTTCCTCATCACTGGCATTTTCTAAGGACTATGCAAGTCCCTTAAACTAGGTTCCCCAGCAAAACTGTCAGACATTTAAAATCTATTACAGATAGCAGCCAGCTACATCAGGGGGATATGTTCATAGATATGGCTGAAATATTAAGATCTACAGCACCAACGAGAGCATGTTTGAGAGAAGAGGGttaattcatcttttttatttattccccAGAGCTAACACAGGATAATAACAACCACTGAGGAAAATGCAGAACTAGAGAGATAGGAAAACTCAAGTCAATAGCAGCAGAAGGCTACAGCAAAATGACTACTCTGGCAGTTCCTATGGCTACCAAATCACGCATGAGTCAAGAGCTGAGGTCATTTCTAAAAAGCTTATGTGATGGTGCAGAATGAACACAGAGCTTTGCTTTGCCTGCACCAAAGCCTGTGTACAGTTTAGATAATTATAGATCTTAAGGTCCAGAGGAAGTGCCCTAGTTAAACTGTAGCCAGAAAAATAACTATGCCAGGAATGTGGACCTCTTCCAATATCATAAC includes these proteins:
- the ZNF821 gene encoding zinc finger protein 821 isoform X3; this translates as MSRRKQTNPNKVHCDSEGDEEETTQDEVSSHTSEEDGGVVKVEKELENAEQPVGGNEVVDHEVTENLSSDPLLELCQCPLCQLDCGSREQLIAHVYQHTAAVVSAKSYMCPVCGRALSSPGSLGRHLLIHSEDQRSNCAVCGARFTSHATFNSEKLPEVLNMESLPPAHNEGPSSAEGKDIAFSPAVYPAGILLVCNNCAAYRKLLEAQTPSVRKWALRRQNEPLEVRLQRLERERTAKKSRRDNETPEEREVRRMRDREAKRLQRMQETDEQRARRLQRDREAMRLKRANETPEKRQARLIREREAKRLKRRLEKMDMMLRAQFGQDPSAMAALAAEMNFFQLPVSGVELDSQLLGKMAFEEQNSSSLH
- the ZNF821 gene encoding zinc finger protein 821 isoform X1, with the translated sequence MSRRKQTNPNKVHWDQVFAGLEEQARQAMMKTDFPGDLGSQRQAIQQLRDQDSSSSDSEGDEEETTQDEVSSHTSEEDGGVVKVEKELENAEQPVGGNEVVDHEVTENLSSDPLLELCQCPLCQLDCGSREQLIAHVYQHTAAVVSAKSYMCPVCGRALSSPGSLGRHLLIHSEDQRSNCAVCGARFTSHATFNSEKLPEVLNMESLPPAHNEGPSSAEGKDIAFSPAVYPAGILLVCNNCAAYRKLLEAQTPSVRKWALRRQNEPLEVRLQRLERERTAKKSRRDNETPEEREVRRMRDREAKRLQRMQETDEQRARRLQRDREAMRLKRANETPEKRQARLIREREAKRLKRRLEKMDMMLRAQFGQDPSAMAALAAEMNFFQLPVSGVELDSQLLGKMAFEEQNSSSLH
- the ZNF821 gene encoding zinc finger protein 821 isoform X2, with translation MMKTDFPGDLGSQRQAIQQLRDQDSSSSDSEGDEEETTQDEVSSHTSEEDGGVVKVEKELENAEQPVGGNEVVDHEVTENLSSDPLLELCQCPLCQLDCGSREQLIAHVYQHTAAVVSAKSYMCPVCGRALSSPGSLGRHLLIHSEDQRSNCAVCGARFTSHATFNSEKLPEVLNMESLPPAHNEGPSSAEGKDIAFSPAVYPAGILLVCNNCAAYRKLLEAQTPSVRKWALRRQNEPLEVRLQRLERERTAKKSRRDNETPEEREVRRMRDREAKRLQRMQETDEQRARRLQRDREAMRLKRANETPEKRQARLIREREAKRLKRRLEKMDMMLRAQFGQDPSAMAALAAEMNFFQLPVSGVELDSQLLGKMAFEEQNSSSLH
- the ZNF821 gene encoding zinc finger protein 821 isoform X4; translated protein: MCPVCGRALSSPGSLGRHLLIHSEDQRSNCAVCGARFTSHATFNSEKLPEVLNMESLPPAHNEGPSSAEGKDIAFSPAVYPAGILLVCNNCAAYRKLLEAQTPSVRKWALRRQNEPLEVRLQRLERERTAKKSRRDNETPEEREVRRMRDREAKRLQRMQETDEQRARRLQRDREAMRLKRANETPEKRQARLIREREAKRLKRRLEKMDMMLRAQFGQDPSAMAALAAEMNFFQLPVSGVELDSQLLGKMAFEEQNSSSLH